A single Pseudomonas brassicacearum DNA region contains:
- a CDS encoding UDP-glucose dehydrogenase family protein: MKISVFGSGYVGLVASACLADVGHEVMCMDIDPQRIELLRNGEVPIHEPGLSALIHTNVQARRLLFSTDAAQTVAFADLLFIAVGTPGDEDGSADLQYVLAVARNIGQHMQGYKVIVDKSTVPVGTGEKVQASIRAALADRGVQLPFEVCSNPEFMKEGAAIDDFTRGARIIVGTGSDAVKALMRECYAPYNRNHDKLMFMSLRAAELTKYAANAMLATKISFMNEMANLAECLGVDIEEVRHGIGSDPRIGYDFIYPGCGYGGSCFPKDIQALSRTAQDVGYDPQLLRAVEAINQRQKNSLFKKLERALDGQLRYKTIAVWGLAFKPNTDDMRAAPSRDLMESLWNAGAKVQAYDPQAMLECRRIYGERDDLLLAADRIQAVKGADALVICTEWKAFRSVDFTWLKQQLKLAVVIDGRNLYEPKALLDAGLTYSAIGR, from the coding sequence ATGAAAATCAGCGTATTCGGCTCAGGTTATGTGGGGCTTGTGGCAAGTGCCTGCCTTGCCGATGTCGGCCATGAAGTGATGTGCATGGACATCGACCCCCAACGCATCGAACTGCTGCGCAACGGCGAAGTACCGATCCATGAGCCCGGTCTGAGCGCACTGATCCATACCAATGTCCAGGCTCGGCGCCTGTTGTTCTCCACTGATGCCGCACAAACCGTTGCCTTCGCCGATCTGCTGTTCATTGCCGTGGGTACTCCGGGCGACGAGGACGGCAGCGCCGATCTGCAATATGTGCTGGCCGTAGCACGAAACATTGGTCAGCACATGCAGGGCTATAAGGTCATCGTCGACAAATCCACCGTCCCGGTTGGCACCGGGGAAAAGGTCCAGGCGAGCATTCGCGCTGCGCTGGCCGATCGCGGTGTGCAACTGCCGTTCGAGGTCTGTTCCAACCCGGAATTCATGAAAGAAGGCGCCGCCATCGACGACTTCACCCGCGGCGCACGCATCATCGTCGGCACCGGGTCGGACGCGGTCAAAGCCCTCATGCGCGAGTGCTACGCCCCCTATAACCGCAATCACGACAAGCTGATGTTCATGAGCCTGCGCGCCGCCGAGCTGACCAAGTACGCCGCCAACGCCATGCTGGCGACAAAAATCAGTTTCATGAATGAAATGGCCAACCTCGCCGAGTGCCTTGGGGTGGACATAGAAGAAGTTCGCCATGGCATCGGCAGCGATCCGCGGATCGGCTATGACTTTATCTACCCCGGTTGCGGCTATGGCGGTTCGTGTTTCCCCAAGGACATACAAGCCCTCAGTCGCACGGCCCAGGATGTCGGCTACGACCCGCAATTGCTCAGAGCGGTCGAAGCGATCAACCAGCGACAGAAAAACTCCCTGTTCAAAAAGCTCGAACGGGCCCTGGACGGTCAGTTGCGGTATAAAACCATTGCCGTGTGGGGACTGGCGTTCAAACCCAACACCGACGACATGCGCGCCGCCCCCAGCAGAGACTTGATGGAGTCCTTATGGAACGCTGGCGCCAAGGTACAGGCCTACGACCCGCAAGCGATGCTGGAGTGTCGGCGCATCTATGGCGAACGCGACGATTTGCTGTTGGCCGCAGACCGTATACAAGCCGTCAAGGGTGCCGATGCCTTGGTGATCTGCACGGAGTGGAAAGCCTTTCGCAGCGTCGATTTCACCTGGCTCAAACAGCAACTCAAGCTTGCCGTGGTGATCGATGGGCGCAACTTGTACGAACCAAAGGCTCTGCTGGACGCCGGATTGACCTATTCGGCAATCGGCAGGTGA
- a CDS encoding motility protein A yields MNPSTLIGMLASLLLLAVLLVFSAQQPGLFIDIPSLGIVVVGTFAATFISYPLSEVLRIFSLIKTVIRNEREYTQEDINELVSLSRLWIDGDLRAVEGALDQVKNPFLRCGVQLVIDKTPEDDILELLQWRISRLRAKEQAEAQLFRVMASYAPAFGMLGTLVGLVNLMFVLGDGDMITIGRQMAVGLMTTLYGVLLANLVFKPVAVKLERRTEQRVVLMNMILQGISMMSNKRSPGLMRETLKSFVAQHQNELRDAPPRLSRKRMPIKWNLRT; encoded by the coding sequence ATGAACCCCTCAACCCTGATCGGTATGCTCGCCAGTCTCTTGCTGCTGGCCGTTCTATTGGTGTTTTCCGCGCAGCAACCCGGGCTGTTCATTGATATACCGAGCCTGGGCATTGTGGTGGTCGGCACGTTTGCCGCGACCTTCATCAGCTATCCGCTGAGCGAAGTGCTGCGAATCTTCAGCCTCATCAAAACGGTGATCCGCAACGAGCGCGAGTACACCCAGGAAGACATCAATGAGCTGGTCAGCCTGTCGCGCCTGTGGATCGACGGCGACTTGCGAGCCGTTGAAGGAGCACTGGATCAGGTCAAGAATCCTTTCCTGCGTTGCGGCGTACAACTGGTCATAGACAAGACACCGGAAGACGACATCCTTGAACTGCTGCAATGGCGCATTTCAAGACTGCGCGCCAAGGAACAGGCCGAGGCGCAACTGTTTCGGGTCATGGCCAGCTACGCCCCGGCCTTCGGCATGCTGGGCACACTGGTGGGATTGGTGAACCTCATGTTTGTGCTCGGCGACGGCGACATGATCACCATTGGCAGGCAAATGGCCGTCGGCCTCATGACCACCCTTTACGGCGTGCTGCTGGCCAACCTGGTGTTCAAACCGGTCGCGGTCAAACTCGAGCGCCGCACTGAACAGCGGGTGGTGCTGATGAACATGATCCTGCAGGGCATTTCCATGATGTCCAATAAGCGCAGCCCGGGCCTGATGCGTGAAACGCTGAAATCCTTCGTCGCCCAACATCAGAACGAACTGCGTGACGCCCCTCCTCGCCTGAGCCGCAAGCGAATGCCCATCAAGTGGAACCTGCGAACATGA
- a CDS encoding tetratricopeptide repeat protein — protein sequence MPKPLRGRLHKKTTSATSNRAADTRDLAQARRLSQQRPRDPQVWKDLGNLEFKAEPERALASFERALSLLPDDPQTLELVAKAAQKLGQADRAQALALQALGIEPDFAAGHHRLATLYFEKGQFAKALQHIERALDISPDDCRMQSRKGLVLNRLERYSEAIAVFDKLIVREPGDYSHWNNAANLYKDIGRLAKADEYYQKAVSLARRKDVLPYSNRLTSLHYDPERSRDYIFEVCKQWQSRFGPKSVPPRPEAQDRAPDRCLRIGLVSDGLRQHPVGNMIVGVLEKLPRHQFELFAYSTSQVCDHLTRRIRATVQQWLAIKHMDEHTLAQRIRDDRIDILIDLCGHNAGNRMGTMALQPAPLLVKWVGGLINTTGLDAIDYLLSDRIESPEGEDAYYTEKLIRLPDDYICYDPPPYTPDIKPLPALENGFITYGCFNNPTKVNDVLLAQWAKLMLATPASRLLLKGGAFGNSELREHVHGFMARQGIDPEHVLVEGPVGHKALLEAYNRIDIALDPWPYSGGLTTCEALLMGVPVVTLPGPTFAGRHSATHLVNAGFPELVVNSWDEYRQRVIGLAGDVKSLSTIRGHLRDVLMRSPVCDSRRFANHFSSAMRAIWQRYCEGKPAAALTLDTQGQARFSDEADNVDLQHPIAPLEEQGFSFKFQGKIVTLDHGATLVASAQFVELQRLGAFSTIAFDPASRVANAKQLGQMGELHHYPHAALGDGRATTLYACLDPAMSATLEPLGAAHPDSGSKVLAKLALPTLKLDSIKGLQSVDWLLLDNLSNSVAVIEHGTRRLADTLLVQARINFTPTHRQQSDMGLISKSLARLGFSFYRLNKLQHASHLPQDEHCVQLRASHLVCADALFLPDAARLASLSDNQRLKLAFILHTVYGVHDVATQLIAAMDSDLAQQYRQHCQGSSPSRPAAAAQRGEAGATGSDTPTSSAAQALIEEPQVTFPEEVAVYLRRIYSQASVILEYGSGGSTIIAARMPGKSVISVENDAHWAKNMQDWIASAELPSRPVIYPVDVGETGKWARPKNARAWKRFHTYPLKVWDEPFFQEPDVILIDGRFRIACFVTAYLRANKPMIVLFDDYLDRPHYHVVERLLAPTEFVGRMARFDLRPLTEVPRSELTWLVGSYNEVAYAE from the coding sequence ATGCCCAAGCCCTTACGCGGCCGATTGCACAAAAAAACCACCTCTGCGACCTCAAATCGTGCCGCGGATACGCGAGACCTCGCCCAGGCGCGACGGCTGAGCCAGCAGCGTCCGCGTGACCCACAGGTATGGAAAGACTTGGGCAATCTGGAGTTCAAGGCCGAGCCTGAGCGAGCACTGGCCAGTTTCGAGCGAGCACTGAGCCTGCTGCCCGACGACCCACAGACGTTGGAGTTGGTGGCCAAGGCGGCGCAAAAGCTGGGTCAGGCCGATCGGGCCCAGGCGCTTGCCCTCCAGGCCCTGGGAATAGAACCCGATTTCGCAGCAGGCCATCATCGCTTGGCCACGCTTTATTTTGAAAAAGGCCAGTTCGCCAAAGCCTTGCAGCACATCGAGCGGGCACTGGATATTTCCCCCGATGACTGTCGCATGCAGTCCAGGAAAGGCTTGGTCCTCAATCGGCTTGAGCGCTACAGCGAGGCCATCGCCGTGTTCGACAAGCTGATCGTGCGAGAACCGGGTGACTACAGTCACTGGAACAATGCGGCCAATCTGTACAAGGACATCGGTCGGTTGGCCAAGGCCGACGAGTACTATCAAAAGGCAGTGTCGCTGGCCCGGCGCAAGGATGTACTGCCGTACTCCAATCGCCTGACGTCGCTGCATTACGATCCTGAGCGCAGTCGCGACTACATCTTCGAGGTCTGCAAGCAATGGCAGTCGCGCTTCGGGCCGAAATCCGTTCCGCCACGGCCCGAGGCACAGGATCGAGCCCCGGACCGATGCCTGCGTATCGGTCTGGTGTCCGATGGCTTGCGCCAACATCCGGTGGGCAACATGATCGTGGGGGTGCTGGAGAAGCTGCCACGGCATCAGTTTGAATTGTTCGCCTACAGCACCAGCCAGGTATGTGATCACTTGACGCGACGCATTCGCGCGACGGTTCAGCAATGGCTCGCGATCAAGCATATGGATGAGCACACCCTGGCCCAGCGCATTCGTGACGACCGGATCGATATCCTGATCGACTTGTGCGGTCACAACGCCGGCAACCGGATGGGCACCATGGCCTTGCAACCGGCACCATTGCTGGTCAAGTGGGTGGGCGGGTTGATCAATACCACGGGGCTGGACGCGATCGACTACCTGCTCAGCGACCGCATCGAGTCGCCTGAAGGCGAGGATGCGTACTACACCGAAAAACTCATTCGCCTGCCCGACGATTACATCTGCTACGACCCACCGCCCTACACACCGGACATCAAGCCGTTGCCGGCGCTGGAGAACGGATTCATCACTTACGGATGCTTCAATAATCCAACCAAGGTCAATGATGTCCTGTTGGCGCAATGGGCGAAATTGATGCTGGCGACGCCTGCATCGCGCTTGTTGCTCAAGGGCGGGGCATTCGGCAACAGTGAGCTGCGCGAACATGTGCATGGTTTCATGGCCCGCCAGGGCATCGACCCTGAGCATGTGCTCGTGGAGGGGCCGGTCGGTCACAAGGCGCTGCTGGAGGCTTACAACCGTATCGATATTGCGCTCGATCCCTGGCCTTATTCCGGCGGCTTGACAACCTGCGAGGCTTTATTGATGGGCGTGCCGGTGGTCACCTTGCCGGGGCCGACCTTCGCCGGGCGCCATTCGGCCACCCACCTGGTCAATGCCGGTTTTCCAGAATTGGTGGTCAACAGTTGGGATGAGTACCGCCAGCGGGTGATCGGCCTGGCCGGGGATGTGAAAAGCCTTTCGACGATCCGCGGGCACTTGCGTGACGTGCTGATGCGTTCACCGGTCTGTGACAGTCGGCGTTTTGCAAACCATTTCAGTAGCGCCATGCGGGCCATCTGGCAGCGTTATTGTGAGGGTAAGCCCGCGGCGGCCTTGACGCTGGACACGCAGGGGCAGGCCAGGTTCAGCGATGAGGCCGATAACGTGGACCTCCAGCACCCCATTGCGCCACTTGAAGAGCAGGGGTTCAGTTTCAAATTTCAGGGCAAGATCGTTACGCTGGATCATGGGGCGACACTGGTGGCTTCGGCGCAGTTTGTCGAGTTGCAAAGGCTGGGCGCTTTTTCGACGATTGCATTCGATCCGGCCAGTCGCGTAGCCAATGCCAAGCAATTGGGGCAGATGGGCGAACTGCATCATTACCCCCATGCGGCATTGGGTGATGGTCGGGCGACGACCCTCTATGCGTGCCTTGATCCGGCCATGAGCGCCACGCTGGAACCTCTGGGCGCGGCCCATCCGGATTCCGGTTCCAAAGTCCTGGCCAAGCTTGCACTGCCGACACTGAAGCTCGACAGCATCAAGGGTTTGCAGTCCGTTGACTGGCTGTTGCTGGACAACCTGAGCAACAGCGTGGCCGTCATTGAACATGGTACGCGGCGGCTGGCCGATACGCTGCTGGTGCAGGCGCGCATCAACTTCACACCGACCCATCGTCAACAATCCGATATGGGGCTTATCAGCAAAAGTCTTGCGCGACTGGGTTTCAGTTTCTATCGATTGAACAAACTCCAGCACGCCAGCCATCTGCCGCAGGACGAGCATTGCGTGCAACTGCGCGCGTCTCATCTGGTCTGTGCAGACGCATTGTTCCTACCTGACGCGGCGCGACTGGCGTCACTGTCGGACAACCAGCGTTTGAAGCTGGCGTTCATCCTGCACACGGTATATGGCGTGCATGATGTGGCGACGCAACTTATCGCGGCAATGGACAGTGATTTGGCGCAGCAGTATCGCCAGCATTGCCAGGGTTCATCGCCGTCCCGCCCGGCCGCTGCGGCGCAGCGGGGCGAAGCAGGCGCCACAGGCAGCGATACCCCCACGTCAAGTGCCGCGCAGGCACTGATAGAGGAACCCCAGGTGACGTTCCCCGAGGAGGTCGCGGTTTATCTCAGGCGCATTTATTCGCAGGCGTCGGTGATTCTGGAATACGGCAGTGGTGGCTCGACCATCATTGCCGCCAGGATGCCAGGCAAATCGGTCATTTCGGTAGAAAACGACGCGCATTGGGCCAAGAACATGCAGGACTGGATCGCCAGTGCTGAGCTGCCATCGCGGCCGGTGATCTATCCCGTCGATGTCGGCGAAACCGGAAAGTGGGCGCGGCCAAAAAACGCCCGGGCCTGGAAACGATTCCACACTTACCCACTGAAGGTCTGGGACGAGCCGTTTTTCCAGGAGCCCGATGTCATTCTGATCGATGGACGCTTTCGGATTGCCTGCTTCGTGACTGCCTATCTGCGGGCGAACAAGCCGATGATCGTGCTGTTCGATGACTACCTCGACCGCCCTCACTATCACGTGGTCGAGCGATTGCTGGCGCCGACCGAGTTTGTCGGTCGGATGGCCAGGTTTGACTTGCGTCCTCTGACTGAAGTACCCCGGTCGGAGTTGACCTGGCTGGTGGGGAGCTATAACGAGGTGGCCTACGCCGAGTGA
- a CDS encoding flagellin, with product MSVINTNITSLIAQQNLNASENSLSTSIERLSSGLKINSASDDAAGQAIANRMSSQITGLEQASSNASDGISLAQTTEGALDQVNDNLQRIRELAVQASNGTNSQSDLQSIQDEITQRLDEIDRISEQTAFNGVDVLASDQTITIQVGANDGETIDIKLSEINAETLGLGDFNVNGYDTTLTAATLSDESGTAITSTNTSYVDKSGTTISGGTLSTDADGDYFLTVDGKTYAAEVTLTTSGTTTTASISIDTENAVTKKSTNTLTTLDSALNTVDSMRSDLGAVQNRFDSAITNISTTTTNLTSARSGIQDVDYATEVSAMTSAQILQQAGTSVLAQANSMPEQMLSLLQ from the coding sequence ATGTCAGTTATCAATACCAACATCACCTCGTTGATCGCTCAACAAAACCTGAACGCTTCGGAAAACAGCCTGAGTACTTCGATCGAACGTTTGTCGTCCGGTCTGAAAATCAACAGCGCCTCCGATGACGCCGCTGGCCAGGCGATCGCCAACCGCATGAGCTCGCAGATCACTGGTCTGGAGCAGGCGAGCAGCAACGCCAGCGACGGCATCTCCCTGGCGCAGACCACCGAAGGCGCCCTGGATCAGGTCAACGACAACCTGCAGCGTATTCGTGAGTTGGCCGTTCAGGCCTCGAACGGCACCAACTCCCAGTCCGACTTGCAGTCGATCCAGGACGAGATCACCCAGCGTCTGGACGAGATCGACCGTATCTCCGAACAAACCGCGTTCAACGGCGTGGATGTATTGGCGTCCGACCAGACGATTACCATCCAGGTGGGGGCGAACGATGGTGAGACCATCGATATCAAACTGAGCGAAATCAACGCCGAAACGCTGGGGCTGGGGGACTTCAACGTCAACGGCTATGACACGACGCTGACCGCGGCGACCTTGTCGGACGAATCGGGCACCGCGATCACTTCGACCAACACCAGCTACGTCGACAAGTCTGGCACCACCATCAGTGGCGGCACCTTGTCCACAGACGCCGATGGTGACTACTTCCTGACCGTGGACGGTAAAACCTACGCGGCCGAAGTCACGCTGACGACCAGTGGCACCACCACCACGGCGAGCATCAGCATCGACACGGAGAACGCGGTTACCAAGAAGTCGACAAACACCCTGACCACGCTCGACAGTGCGCTCAATACCGTCGACTCCATGCGTTCGGACCTTGGTGCGGTGCAGAACCGCTTCGACTCGGCGATCACCAACATTTCGACCACCACCACCAACCTGACATCCGCCCGTTCGGGTATACAGGATGTGGACTACGCCACTGAAGTGTCGGCGATGACCAGTGCCCAGATTCTTCAGCAAGCAGGTACCTCGGTATTGGCCCAAGCCAACTCCATGCCGGAGCAAATGCTGTCTCTGCTGCAGTAA
- a CDS encoding EAL domain-containing protein gives MESLMLDMTSRLGRQLLPQSLRAQFTLAFLTLALLILAAGATAVYALRTSNSATGQLTDERLVRMQNGQDMVQRTLLIERQTDQLLTTRSPDILRSSYAATVEQLEALDQRVQQLTAANSGVAILDMHQSSQMFRNTANIVAQLRESLLQTEVSFEQALEDQTARLTATQTRASLELAVLLFDLPQAVDSEAVQRLRTRYEHLSRTAGMLPDADVQTPDLFSLRQTLINQQDVLQRFNEQLNEEAGVLVALARTQSDAYTQDYRDAVQRLVEASNRSQQWVLIMLGASLVFAWFVTRVFMGRHVLVRLNEISRQLRQEHTDKTHLLMADHGKDEIGNMARAVNQFLKDRLQLEKRTAQLSIATERLAVQNDRLEQEAIVRAGQGHVLELIARSTELAEVLDSLAHLVESQLEGMKVSILVLDEEGKHLLHGAAPSLPKAYSELIDGIEIGPSVGSCGTSAYRREPVIVTDIDQDPLWQAYRSLVAPYGFRACWSTPILSHERKVLGTFALYANTVRSPSAAETQLIDMATPLAGIAIERQLTEKRIRFMGDHDALTGLPNRTLLEDRLKQAMLYAQRYNRLVTVVFLDLDKFKLVNDSLGHSAGDELLKTVAQRMLGCVRRIDTVVRLGGDEFVIILFDQPSDLDGVTPVLHKIQEAILRPIQLSGHTLHVTCSMGLSTYPADGTDTDTLLSNADAAMYRAKELGRNSFQFYTSEMNNKVQGKLAMQDGLRSALNNDEFLLLYQPQVDLQSGQIIGVEALIRWQHPELGMVSPIKFIPQAEETGLIVPIGDWVIHTACRQNKAWQDAGWPPITMSVNISARQFIERDLIDRVMHALQETGLDPMYLELELTESLIMQDLQQAISKMKALQAMGISLSIDDFGTGYSSLAALKSFPIARLKIDQSFVRDLPDNENDKAIATAVISLGHKLNLKVIAEGVETQEQQSFLRDNGCDEIQGYFFSKAVSAQEIGLLLRTHRVPQASRLASPGSPRQNKRDVKRPSGPMSGN, from the coding sequence ATGGAATCCCTGATGTTGGACATGACTTCCCGGCTTGGACGCCAGCTATTGCCACAATCGCTGCGCGCACAATTCACCCTGGCGTTCCTGACGCTGGCGCTGCTGATCCTGGCAGCGGGCGCCACGGCGGTCTACGCGTTGCGCACCTCAAACAGCGCCACTGGTCAACTGACGGATGAACGACTGGTCCGCATGCAAAATGGGCAAGACATGGTGCAGCGCACCTTGCTGATCGAACGCCAGACCGACCAGCTGCTGACAACCCGTTCCCCAGACATCCTGCGTTCAAGCTATGCGGCGACCGTCGAACAGCTTGAAGCCCTCGATCAACGGGTGCAGCAACTGACTGCCGCGAACAGTGGCGTGGCGATACTCGACATGCATCAGTCGAGTCAGATGTTCCGCAATACCGCTAACATCGTTGCGCAGTTGCGAGAAAGCCTGCTGCAAACCGAAGTCAGCTTCGAGCAGGCCCTGGAGGATCAAACCGCCCGATTAACGGCGACCCAGACCCGGGCCAGCCTCGAACTGGCGGTGCTGCTTTTCGATCTGCCGCAGGCGGTCGACAGTGAGGCCGTGCAACGGCTGCGGACCCGCTACGAGCACCTGTCACGCACCGCAGGCATGTTACCCGACGCTGATGTGCAGACGCCGGATCTCTTTTCCCTGCGCCAGACGCTCATCAATCAGCAGGACGTCCTGCAGCGCTTCAATGAGCAACTCAATGAGGAGGCCGGGGTCCTCGTCGCGCTGGCCCGTACGCAATCGGACGCCTACACCCAAGACTATCGCGATGCGGTGCAGCGCCTGGTCGAGGCCTCCAATCGCAGCCAGCAATGGGTGCTGATCATGTTGGGCGCCAGCCTGGTGTTCGCCTGGTTCGTGACCCGGGTTTTCATGGGCCGCCATGTGCTCGTGCGCCTGAATGAAATAAGCCGGCAATTGCGTCAGGAACACACGGACAAAACGCATCTGTTGATGGCCGACCATGGGAAGGACGAGATCGGCAACATGGCGCGGGCGGTGAATCAATTTCTCAAAGACCGGCTTCAGCTGGAGAAAAGAACGGCCCAACTGAGTATCGCCACAGAGCGGCTCGCCGTGCAAAACGACCGATTGGAGCAGGAGGCCATCGTTCGGGCCGGACAAGGTCATGTCCTGGAACTGATCGCCAGGAGCACCGAGCTTGCAGAGGTGCTCGACAGCCTGGCGCACCTGGTCGAGTCCCAACTGGAGGGCATGAAGGTGTCCATCCTGGTGCTGGACGAGGAGGGCAAGCACCTGCTGCACGGGGCTGCACCCAGTTTGCCGAAAGCCTATAGCGAACTCATCGACGGGATCGAGATCGGTCCGAGCGTCGGCTCCTGCGGTACCTCGGCCTATCGCCGAGAGCCGGTCATCGTCACGGACATCGACCAGGATCCACTGTGGCAAGCGTACCGTTCACTCGTTGCGCCCTATGGGTTTCGCGCCTGCTGGTCGACGCCGATCCTGTCCCATGAGCGCAAGGTCCTGGGTACGTTTGCCTTGTATGCCAACACCGTACGCAGCCCCAGCGCGGCCGAGACGCAACTGATCGACATGGCGACACCGCTTGCTGGCATTGCGATAGAACGCCAACTGACCGAAAAGCGCATTCGCTTCATGGGCGATCATGACGCCCTGACCGGGCTGCCGAATCGCACGCTGCTCGAAGACCGTCTCAAGCAGGCGATGCTATATGCCCAGCGCTACAACCGGTTGGTGACCGTGGTGTTTCTCGACCTGGACAAATTCAAACTGGTGAATGACAGCCTTGGGCACAGTGCCGGGGACGAACTGCTGAAAACCGTCGCCCAGCGCATGTTGGGGTGTGTACGGCGTATCGACACGGTCGTGCGACTGGGCGGCGACGAGTTTGTGATCATCCTGTTCGACCAGCCCTCGGACCTGGACGGCGTGACGCCAGTGCTGCACAAAATCCAGGAAGCCATCCTGCGGCCGATTCAACTCAGCGGCCATACGCTCCATGTCACCTGCAGCATGGGGTTGTCCACTTACCCGGCCGACGGCACGGATACCGACACGCTGCTCAGCAATGCGGACGCCGCCATGTACCGGGCCAAGGAGCTGGGGCGCAACAGCTTCCAGTTCTATACGAGCGAGATGAATAACAAGGTCCAGGGCAAGCTCGCCATGCAGGACGGGCTGCGAAGCGCACTCAATAACGACGAGTTCCTGCTGCTGTACCAGCCACAAGTGGATTTGCAGTCAGGCCAGATCATCGGCGTGGAGGCATTGATCCGCTGGCAGCATCCCGAGCTGGGCATGGTCTCTCCCATCAAATTCATTCCCCAGGCCGAAGAGACCGGGTTGATCGTGCCCATCGGCGACTGGGTGATTCATACCGCCTGCAGACAGAACAAGGCGTGGCAGGATGCCGGTTGGCCGCCGATCACCATGTCGGTGAACATTTCCGCCCGACAGTTCATCGAAAGGGACCTGATCGACCGGGTGATGCATGCCTTGCAGGAAACCGGCCTGGACCCGATGTACCTCGAGCTGGAACTGACCGAAAGCCTGATCATGCAAGACCTTCAGCAAGCCATCAGCAAAATGAAGGCCCTGCAAGCCATGGGGATCAGCCTCTCGATCGACGACTTCGGCACTGGCTATTCCAGCCTCGCCGCACTGAAAAGTTTCCCGATCGCCAGACTCAAGATCGACCAGTCGTTCGTGCGCGATCTGCCCGACAACGAGAACGACAAAGCCATCGCCACCGCCGTGATTTCGTTGGGGCACAAGCTGAACCTCAAGGTCATTGCCGAAGGTGTCGAAACCCAGGAACAGCAAAGCTTCTTGCGTGATAACGGCTGCGATGAAATCCAGGGGTACTTTTTCAGCAAAGCGGTCAGCGCGCAGGAAATCGGTTTGTTGCTGCGTACCCACCGGGTACCTCAAGCGAGCCGCCTGGCGAGCCCTGGTTCGCCCAGGCAAAACAAACGCGATGTAAAACGCCCGAGCGGTCCAATGTCTGGGAATTGA
- a CDS encoding OmpA family protein: protein MSAFNGYASGNVVTDHQHWLARHRALEIELMQARQSHRGLKRQTAAAAAIANASEDTESDAWMMTYLDMMTLLLVVTMAMLAMAGRGHDHPHQGDFNLSQIFNAKELTRLDPPGALLLAPQAKTAVEPKPEPTPEPITATEAVAPDLVASVATTIEVPAPEPATVIPAPPAPVKPSVEDLLNELPLDKLGSDIEVVASESAVSFRISSEIIFPSGQSDLNLGGLRVLQRLIPILESVPHKVIVAGHTDTQDIRSSRFPSNWELSSARAGSVVRYLQSNGINSDRLTAVGYADTRPLGDNSTTQGRARNRRVEFILER, encoded by the coding sequence ATGAGTGCGTTCAATGGCTACGCTTCGGGAAACGTTGTGACCGATCATCAGCACTGGCTGGCTCGTCACCGGGCCCTTGAAATAGAGCTTATGCAGGCTCGGCAGAGTCATCGTGGCCTGAAACGGCAAACCGCAGCAGCGGCAGCGATTGCCAATGCCTCGGAGGACACCGAGAGCGACGCCTGGATGATGACCTACCTGGACATGATGACGCTGTTGCTGGTAGTCACCATGGCCATGCTGGCCATGGCCGGCAGGGGTCATGACCACCCACACCAAGGCGACTTCAACCTGAGCCAGATTTTCAACGCAAAAGAACTGACCCGACTGGATCCGCCCGGGGCATTGTTGCTCGCGCCGCAGGCCAAGACAGCGGTCGAACCAAAACCGGAACCCACGCCAGAACCCATAACCGCGACTGAAGCCGTAGCCCCGGACCTGGTCGCCTCAGTCGCCACGACGATCGAGGTGCCAGCCCCTGAGCCCGCCACTGTAATCCCTGCGCCCCCGGCTCCGGTCAAACCCAGTGTTGAGGATCTGCTCAATGAACTGCCGCTGGACAAGCTGGGCAGCGATATTGAAGTGGTCGCCAGCGAAAGCGCCGTCAGCTTCCGGATCAGCAGTGAGATCATCTTTCCCTCCGGCCAGTCTGACCTGAACCTCGGCGGTCTGAGAGTCCTGCAACGGCTGATACCGATACTCGAAAGCGTCCCACACAAAGTCATCGTCGCCGGCCACACCGACACACAGGACATCCGCAGCTCACGCTTCCCCTCCAACTGGGAACTCTCCAGCGCCCGCGCCGGCAGCGTCGTGCGCTACCTGCAGAGCAACGGCATCAACAGCGACCGCCTTACCGCAGTCGGCTATGCAGACACCCGTCCCTTAGGCGACAACTCAACAACCCAAGGTCGCGCGCGCAACCGTCGAGTGGAGTTCATTCTGGAGCGCTAG